gtttgattggcttcattttgtgccacagcaccttgtaaacccaagAAGCCATAAAGTATTTTAGGCCTATCGTAGACCCAGGAGTAAGCAACAAGGAGGAGCTAATCAGCGTATGCAGGATAGAGTTGTGTGGCGTGTCAGACATTGAGCCTGATTCAAACATGCGGCAACGCGTCAACTTGGGTTGATTAAATGAATGAGTATGGAAACTTAGCCCTAAAGAAATACGCAAcactgaatattattatttgtgacaTTCTCAGACAAAAGAAAAGGTGAAAATATGGAAAGGCCAGGCCACATGGCTATAATATTGTGCATCATTCATGACAAGCCATGACAACTCGAACGTATATCAAATGAATGGACATTGGACAGCTCAACACGCATAACCCACAAAAATTACCTACATTTGAACCTGAAATGTGTGACCTTAAGGCTTGCGAGGGtgtcctttaaacaaaaaattagctTTTCTAGCCTAGAACTCAAGAGCCCAAACAATACAAAGTGACACATTAGATGCTTACTCATTGCTGGCTGGATTTGGACTACTAGATACTACCTCCAGCCGGCTTccaccggaagtagaggtcatgtgaggtcacgcacacaaaataaaatgaataccTAATTTGtccctacccaatcccgcaaacaaTGTTACCTACGTTCTCGTGTGGCTGATTTGatacaaattttcaaacaattaaaatagaaaactTTAAGATGATGTCACATAACAGGTGAtaacgtcatcatgacgtcaagTTGCAATATGCGAACAATTGCATGAATCATctctgaaagtttcattgcaattctCTAAATGGAAACATTGCAAAACAGCCCTTAGACAAAAAAATGTTGGctgaaaaatacaaagaaagGAAAAACCCAAAAACTTTAAcgaaacaagagctgtttcacAGCCCTACGCGACGAAACAGctaaaatagttaatggcctgacgtttagaccctagcagagtctttcttgaaggctaaacgacaacacatcaaacattAACAGGTAAATAAGTGAAACTTAAGCAGTGAAGTGgtaatacatgaatggggttagaaagtaTACAGAAAAAAAGCAAGTTGCGAACTATAGGGGCAGACGGGGTGGGGTTGAAACGAAGGGACTGACttgaccacaagaagatggaaacaaaggacaatatcaagGTTGGGAAGAGGTGGAAAGAAAGTAATTATTTAGTGAATGAGGCGCAGGCTGTAAGGGAATATCTGTGgggaaaaaggagacggcaaaacaaaaggtttattagtcaagttccttcttggatgttcagaccatggggttgaatctgaaggcgccttatccacagtttctccctactcaaaccaacagtctctctgtggttgcctagtgcctcagtgccctgtaaaatcatgtcagaatttgagtgattaggaagattgaagtgatgtcTTATGTATccagcttttgggtcttgactggcCGTAGAAATGCCTCTTGAGTGTATAGTTCTTTtttcacctacatgtatattaaacaccacagactctgcaagatatgagatagatgagattagtggtggtgcaggtgacataaccccttgtcttatgggtggtaccACCGGTGTTGCTGGTGAactggtgaaggagtccgattccctgatgtgttgtctacagaAGATGCAATAAGAAACACCTCAGTTAGGTAATTTTCAAGTTAAAAAGAACCACGGTTAGAACatgtttaaaaacttttttcaaCACAGTGACAATAAGAGTAATCTGTGTTTAAGATTCCCTGCGAAGTATTTGTTCATTGTTCGTCAATGTTTTTATGTGACGTCCAAGAATATTTCGATCGGCCCGTAAGTTAACCTTTGACACGAGACATACCCATTCTGTCGTCCTCTTGCAGTAAAGCCCCCTCGATGTTTTCACGGAACACTCGATTCGCACATGATTCCTGCGCAATGATGTGCAAATTAGTTAGTCAAGTAAATGACTTCAGCTATTTACTGACGTTCGTGAGtccatcaaataaaaaaccaaaaGGTACCTGATGAGGTGATGTCACTGCAGCAGCATAGTGTGCAGTGAAGTTTATTTTTAGAGTTATTTCatgtaatacatgtaggtattttCATATTTCCTCCTAGTGAAAACAGATTCTAATAGAGAAGTTTCCTTTAAAGAGAATCAAGACTTTAGTTAATTAGTGAAAGTATGCAAATGAAAGAGCCGGCTACATGTTCCAATAGTCAACCTCTATCCCACTTACTTAGTGACCTTGTGCATTGTATGTGTGTATGGGGGCACTAGGCTGTGTGTGGGTACAAGTGTTTCATTGATTTAACACATAAACAAAGTGCAGCCATCTTTATTGCACATGTGATTTCATTACAAGCAGCATGTTAAATTAGATACATCTACAGAAAATATCTCTGTCTTCAAGTTATTCAACCTTTATTGGACTTCAAAGGCCCCAATTTGGTAAGCTATCTTTTCCTTGTTTATTAGTCATCACCAGAGAAGGAATTTAGTGTATTTAGAGAGATTTTACAGCTTAAAAGTGAAAGTTGAGGAAAGCAAATCAACCCAGTTCTTTCTGTATCTTCCTCAAGCAACACAGTTTTAGCATTGTTTACAAAGAGTTCTATTTGTTGTAATTGTTGTACTTTATGCAAGTTTCTTATTAGTTTTCCTTGTTATCAATTAAATTCCAGATTATTATCTCTTCTACTCTACTACACATCTGGACAAATTGACAAGTGCCTCGGCGTCCTGTTTGTTGTGTTTGGTTTCGAACCTTTTTGATAGAGTAGTTGCGAATACTAGTCTCTTGGGTACACCTTGTTGGGTGTTATTCTCATAAGTTTGGGAACATTTATTGACCGAAACTCCTCAGGGCACAAGTGAGTCCTGAGGCAGCCACAATAATAATCAAAGCAAGTCATCTGATTGCTCCAGTAAACGGTGAAAGTTGATGGTGTTGACAGAGAACATTAAATATTTATTGAGTGAAGCATGTCCTCCGATTACGAAAGTAACAACGCAGAAGAGGGTGCTACATCCAGAAAGAGAACTTTAACCGAAAAAGGTCTATCCCTTCAAGTGGATGCAAACCGAAGAAAGTATAATGCAAAGAGGTCAGATCTCTCACGACAGAGAAGAAGAGTTCTCTACTTGAAAGGAGAGTCTGATAGTCTGACAACATGGAAGAGAGAATTTGGCCATGCCCAGGTAATTTGGGATGAACTGAAGGAGATTTTTGATAGTTTGTCTACTCTGATGACCGATGATGAAGATATTCATAAGTTGAGTCAGCAACACGACAAGGACCACGCAGATTGGGATCGTTTTGAGAGTGATGCTCGATCAGAGATGGAGTATTTGCAACAAGTGGAGCAGATACGAATGGAAAATTCATCCGTCACTTCTGGTAGTTCCAGAAAATCCAGCAGAGCCCCACAAGGGAGTAGTGTACGATCTCAATCAGTGTGTAGCTCATCCTCATCATTAAGAGAAGACAAGTTAAACCTCCAGAAGGAAGAGGCGTTACTCAAAGCTAAATTGGTgttcatggaggaagaaagacGTCTACGACTTCAGCAAttggaagaagaaaagaaaagattGGCACAAGAAAAGGAAGCAGAAATTGTTCAGTTCAAGCAACAAGAAAAGCTACATCAACTCCAACTGAAGAAAGATTTAGCTGAGAAGCAAGCACAACTTGATGTCCTCTGGAAAGCAGAAAATGAACACATTGTCACTTCAGAGCATGGGCTACAAGATGTTCCCGTGGTAGACAAGGtgaaagattttgagaaattctTCCAGTCACAAGATTTAGTTCCCCCTCCTTCCCCTGTCAATGCAAGTTCGTTGGTTGATGCAGACATAATGAAGGAAGTTCTGTCTATGCCTAAGTCAAACTCGGCACCAGAGCAGATGATGCAAGAGAATGATATTCATCATGAAGTAAGTGCATCAATCTCATTCAATCCAGATGCCACATCATTCAGTCCTAAAGTATCACCACTAGAGAAGTGCATCACACAGCTAACCGAGGCCAGCATGATCCAAAATGATGTCAATAAACGGCTGATAATATCCAGTCAACTTCCAAAGATTTCTGTCCCAGTGTTCAATGGCGACCCCCTACAATACCCCCTGTGGAGAAATTCATTTAGCGCATTGATAGACAACCAGCCCCTGGATGCAACCACCAAGTTGAATTATCTCAACCAGTACGTGAGCGGAAAACCAAAGCTATTGGTGGAACACTACATGCTAATTGGTACCGATGAAGCCTATGTGAAAGCTAGAGATGTATTGGCGGAGAGATATGGTAATAGCAGCGTTGTGAGCACCGCTTTTATCAACAAGCTTCATCAGTGGCCCAAGATATCCCCCAGAGATGCTCAAGGTTTGAGAcaattttctgattttcttGGTAAAGTTGAGGCAGCTCGTCCAACAACTCCGAGTCTAGGTGTACTAGACTATGCCTGTGAGAATATCCTCTTGATAGATAAGTTACCATACCATCTGGAGGGCAAGTGGCGTGATAAGATAGAGCGTTGGAGAGCTAACCATAGTGAAGCAAGCTACCCACCCTTTTCTGAGTTTGATCAGTTTCTCAGAAGAGCAGCAAACAAGGCTAACATGCCGGAGTTTGAAGGTCTATCCAGAGGCAGAGAGAACAGCAGACCAAGTGGTCAATACACCAGTAGCCATACCTCAAAGAAAGGCACGAATGCATCCGCTCAAGCATTTGCTACAACAACTGTTCATGGTGACCAGTCCAGTCTTAGTCAGCGAGACGATGCATGCCCCCACTGCAGTAAAAGTCATCATCTTGAAGACTGCAAGAGTTTCAGTAGCAAGTCTTTCTTAGACAGAAAGAATTTCTTCTTCAGAAAGCGACTATGCATGGGATGTGGAGAGAGTACCCAGCATCAAGTAAAGGATTGTGGCAACCGCAAAACATGCAAGGTCTGCAATGGTAGGCATCTGACTAGTCTGCATCGTGACCCGAAGAAACCATCAACTGATAGTCCCGAGAAGGAAGTCATCGAAGTTCAACCACGTGATGTAGGAACATCAAACTGCACCAGAGTATGTGCTCAACCCAACCAAGGAGGAGAAGGTGATCACTGCATGATCATTCCAGTTATTGTGAGGTCAGCAGATAATCCACATAAAGAGTCCAAGGTGTATGCAGTGCTCGATGACCAGTCAAACAGCTGTTTCATCACCAAAGTTCTGTGTGAACAGCTCGATCTGCAGGGACCAGAGACACAACTTCTGCTGACAACAATGCATGAACAAAATGCATGCATAACTAGCAATCGTATATTTGGTTTGGAAGTACTTGATCTTGAAAGAGAGCATGTGGTAAAGCTACCAGTCTGCTTCAAGCGTGACAGTGTACCAGCCAAGCATTCCCAGATACCCAAGACAGAAGTCATTAATCAGTGGAGCCATCTTAAGCAGATTGCAGGAAAGCTAATGCCGTACGACTCCTCTATAGAAATCTCCTTGCTCATAGGGAGCAACTGCCCGAGCGTCGTTCGTCCAAGACAAATAGTTGCTGGAGGAGAAGATGACCCCTACGGTCAAAGGTCATTGCTAGGATGGGGTGTTATCGGCAGAGTATGCAAGTCTTCAGTGAAGAATCATGAGGCTTTTTGTAATAAGACAACGACGGCTGTGACCTACCATCACTTTGCGTATGGCACCAAGGTAAAAGAGATCTTCGACTCGGAGAAAGTTCTTCGTGCCCTCGAGTCTGACTTCCAAGAGAAAAGTCCATATAGACAGCCATACTCCGTCGACGACCAATCTTTCATGAGCATCCTTGAGAATGGGACAACTAGAAGACAAGATGGCCACTATGAGATGCCGCTCCCATTGAAAACATCTAACTTATCAATGCCAGACAACCGAAGATTAGCAGAGAAACGGTGGCTTCAACTCCAGGCTAGATTTAGAAAAAACCCAAAGCTCTTCACCGACTACCAAACCTTCATGAAAGATGTTGTCACCGAGTGTGCAGAAAGGGTTCCAAAAGATCGCTTGGGTGTCCATGATGGCAGAGTTAATTACATCCCTCACACTGGCGTCTATCATCCTAAGAAACCGGATAAGATCCGTGTTGTCTTTGACTGTTCAGCGAGATTTGAAGGCGTCTCCCTCAATGACCATTTGCTTCAAGGACCCGACTTGATGAACCGGCTGATTGGCGTTCTTTGTAGATTCCGGCAGGAAGAGGTAGCCTTTATGGTAGATATAAAGAGTATGTTCCACCAGTTCTTTGTGGAAGAGAAGTATCGTGATCTTCTTCGTTTCTTGTGGTGGGAAGATGGAGATCCAAACAAAGAAGTCATTGATTACAGGATGAAAGTTCATCTTTTTGGTGCAGGTAGTTCACCTGGATGTGCAAACTTCGGTTTGAAGAGAGCAGCCGACGATGGAGAAGAGAAGTTTGGACCAGAAGCTGCAAACTTTATCCGTCGAGACTTCTATGTGGATGATGGTCTCAAGTCAGTTCCAAGTGTTCTTGAGGCAGTTGCCCTCATCAAGTCCAGCCAGGCAGTATGTGCAAGTGCAGGTCTGAAGTTACATCGCATCATGTCGAACAGAAGAGAAGTGTTGGAGTCAGTGCCAGAGGATGAGAGAGCTAAGGGCTTGAAGGATCTTGATCTGAAGGTCGACCCTCTACCCATAGAACGTGTTCTTGGTGTGACGTGGTGTGTCGAGAATGACACCTTTGGCTTCCGTATAGAGTTGAAAGATCGTCCCCTCACTAGGCGTGGAATCCTTTCTACAGTGAGCTCCATATATGACCCCAATGGCTATGTTGCCCCAGTAACCTTGATTGGAAAACAGATACTTCAACAGATGTGCAAAGACCAACTAGACTGGGATAGCCCGCTGCCAAATGACCTCCGCCCAGTATGGGAGAAGTGGCGTTCGGACATCCACCTCTTGGAAAAGCTTCATATCAACCGTTGCTTCAAGCCAGGAAACTTTGGTCATGTAAAGGCCATTGAGCTCCATCATTTCTCAGATGCAAGTGAGTATGGGTATGGACAGTGCTCATACTTGAGACAGGTGAACGAACAGAACCGTACGCACTTAGCCTTTGTCATCGGTAAGGCAAGAGTTACCCCTCTGAAGCAAGTGACCATTCCCAGGTTAGAGCTGACTGCAGCGACCATTTCTGCCAGAATAAGTGAGTTCCTGCGAGCTGAGCTTTCATACCAGCACATCAAGGAATACTTTTGGACCGACAGCAAGATTGTACTCGGGTATGTAAAGAATGAAGCAAAGAGATTTCATATCTACGTCGCCAATAGAGTTCAACAGATAAGAGAATCTACCAACCCAGAGTCTTGGCTGTATGTGAATACAGTTGACAACCCAGCAGATGAAGCATCTCGTGGTCTGACAGCCAAGCAACTGGTAGAGAACTGTAAGTGGTTGTCAGGTCCTGACTTCCTGTGGAAAGATGGCCCATTCCAGTGTGAGCAGCCGGCGGATACTTTGAAATTAGACAGTTCTGACCCGAATGTAAGGAGTTTGACAGTTCTAGCAACCAAAACAGAAGACACCAAACAGTTTCCGAAAGGCTTTGAGATTTGCCGACTAGATCGCTTCTCCAGATGGCACCGAGCATGCAAGGCTATTGCTCTATGTCTACGTCTTAGAACCAGGTTGTACAACAGAGGAGTGAAGCTACACAAGGCTAAAAGACAACCATTGGCCCCTATCTCTGTCATTGAGCTTCAGAGTGCTGAGAAGTCTATCGTCAAAATTGTGCAGCTAGAGCACTTTGCAGAAGAGCTGCAAGTACTGCAGAAACTTAAAGTGACAGGTGAAATTGTTGACCGTGACGTAACGAGAGAAAGAAATAACGACATCAAGAAATaatcaacaacaataataatcaaagcAAGTCATCTGATTGCTCCAGTAAACGGTGAAAGTTGATGGTGTTGACAGAGAACATTAAATATTTATTGAGTGAAGCATGTCCTCCGATTACGAAAGTAACAACGCAGAAGAGGGTGCTACATCCAGAAAGAGAACTTTAACCGAAAAAGGTCTATCCCTTCAAGTGGATGCAAACCGAAGAAAGTATAATGCAAAGAGGTCAGATCTCTCACGACAGAGAAGAAGAGTTCTCTACTTGAAAGGAGAGTCTGATAGTCTGACAACATGGAAGAGAGAATTTGGCCATGCCCAGGTAATTTGGGATGAACTGAAGGAGATTTTTGATAGTTTGTCTACTCTGATGACCGATGATGAAGATATTCATAAGTTGAGTCAGCAACACGACAAGGACCACGCAGATTGGGATCGTTTTGAGAGTGATGCTCGATCAGAGATGGAGTATTTGCAACAAGTGGAGCAGATACGAATGGAAAATTCATCCGTCACTTCTGGTAGTTCCAGAAAATCCAGCAGAGCCCCACAAGGGAGTAGTGTACGATCTCAATCAGTGTGTAGCTCATCCTCATCATTAAGAGAAGACAAGTTAAACCTCCAGAAGGAAGAGGCGTTACTCAAAGCTAAATTGGTgttcatggaggaagaaagacGTCTACGACTTCAGCAAttggaagaagaaaagaaaagattGGCACAAGAAAAGGAAGCAGAAATTGTTCAGTTCAAGCAACAAGAAAAGCTACATCAACTCCAACTGAAGAAAGATTTAGCTGAGAAGCAAGCACAACTTGATGTCCTCTGGAAAGCAGAAAATGAACACATTGTCACTTCAGAGCATGGGCTACAAGATGTTCCCGTGGTAGACAAGGtgaaagattttgagaaattctTCCAGTCACAAGATTTAGTTCCCCCTCCTTCCCCTGTCAATGCAAGTTCGTTGGTTGATGCAGACATAATGAAGGAAGTTCTGTCTATGCCTAAGTCAAACTCGGCACCAGAGCAGATGATGCAAGAGAATGATATTCATCATGAAGTAAGTGCATCAATCTCATTCAATCCAGATGCCACATCATTCAGTCCTAACGTATCACCACTAGAGAAGTGCATCACACAGCTAACCGAGGCCAGCATGATCCAAAATGATGTCAATAAACGGCTGATAATATCCAGTCAACTTCCAAAGATTTCTGTCCCAGTGTTCAATGGCGACCCCCTACAATACCCCCTGTGGAGAAATTCATTTAGCGCATTGATAGACAACCAGCCCCTGGATGCAACCACCAAGTTGAATTATCTCAACCAGTACGTGAGCGGAAAACCAAAGCTATTGGTGGAACACTACATGCTAATTGGTACCGATGAAGCCTATGTGAAAGCTAGAGATGTATTGGCGGAGAGATATGGTAATAGCAGCGTTGTGAGCACCGCTTTTATCAACAAGCTTCATCAGTGGCCCAAGATATCCCCCAGAGATGCTCAAGGTTTGAGAcaattttctgattttcttGGTAAAGTTGAGGCAGCTCGTCCAACAACTCCGAGTCTAGGTGTACTAGACTATGCCTGTGAGAATATCCTCTTGATAGATAAGTTACCATACCATCTGGAGGGCAAGTGGCGTGATAAGATAGAGCGTTGGAGAGCTAACCATAGTGAAGCAAGCTACCCACCCTTTTCTGAGTTTGATCAGTTTCTCAGAAGAGCAGCAAACAAGGCTAACATGCCGGAGTTTGAAGGTCTATCCAGAGGCAGAGAGAACAGCAGACCAAGTGGTCAATACACCAGTAGCCATACCTCAAAGAAAGGCACGAATGCATCCGCTCAAGCATTTGCTACAACAACTGTTCATGGTGACCAGTCCAGTCTTAGTCAGCGAGACGATGCATGCCCCCACTGCAGTAAAAGTCATCATCTTGAAGACTGCAAGAGTTTCAGTAGCAAGTCTTTCTTAGACAGAAAGAATTTCTTCTTCAGAAAGCGACTATGCATGGGATGTGGAGAGAGTACCCAGCATCAAGTAAAGGATTGTGGCAACCGCAAAACATGCAAGGTCTGCAATGGTAGGCATCTGACTAGTCTGCATCGTGACCCGAAGAAACCATCAACTGATAGTCCCGAGAAGGAAGTCATCGAAGTTCAACCACGTGATGTAGGAACATCAAACTGCACCAGAGTATGTGCTCAACCCAACCAAGGAGGAGAAGGTGATCACTGCATGATCATTCCAGTTATTGTGAGGTCAGCAGATAATCCACATAAAGAGTCCAAGGTGTATGCAGTGCTCGATGACCAGTCAAACAGCTGTTTCATCACCAAAGTTCTGTGTGAACAGCTCGATCTGCAGGGACCAGAGACACAACTTCTGCTGACAACAATGCATGAACAAAATGCATGCATAACTAGCAATCGTATATTTGGTTTGGAAGTACTTGATCTTGAAAGAGAGCATGTGGTAAAGCTACCAGTCTGCTTCAAGCGTGACAGTGTACCAGCCAAGCATTCCCAGATACCCAAGACAGAAGTCATTAATCAGTGGAGCCATCTTAAGCAGATTGCAGGAAAGCTAATGCCGTACGACTCCTCTATAGAAATCTCCTTGCTCATAGGGAGCAACTGCCCGAGCGTCGTTCGTCCAAGACAAATAGTTGCTGGAGGAGAAGATGACCCCTACGGTCAAAGGTCATTGCTAGGATGGGGTGTTATCGGCAGAGTATGCAAGTCTTCAGTGAAGAATCATGAGGCTTTTTGTAATAAGACAACGACGGCTGTGACCTACCATCACTTTGCGTATGGCACCAAGGTAAAAGAGATCTTAGACTCGGAGAAAGTTCTTCGTGCCCTCGAGTCTGACTTCCAAGAGAAAAGTCCATATAGACAGCCATACTCCGTCGACGACCAATCTTTCATGAGCATCCTTGAGAATGGGACAACTAGAAGACAAGATGGCCACTATGAGATGCCGCTCCCATTGAAAACATCTAACTTATCAATGCCAGACAACCGAAGATTAGCAGAGAAACGGTGGCTTCAACTCCAGGCTAGATTTAGAAAAAACCCAAAGCTCTTCACCGACTACCAAACCTTCATGAAAGATGTTGTCACCGAGTGTGCAGAAAGGGTTCCAAAAGATCGCTTGGGTGTCCATGATGGCAGAGTTAATTACATCCCTCACACTGGCGTCTATCATCCTAAGAAACCGGATAAGATCCGTGTTGTCTTTGACTGTTCAGCGAGATTTGAAGGCGTCTCCCTCAATGACCATTTGCTTCAAGGACCCGACTTGATGAACCGGCTGATTGGCGTTCTTTGTAGATTCCGGCAGGAAGAGGTAGCCTTTATGGTAGATATAAAGAGTATGTTCCACCAGTTCTTTGTGGAAGAGAAGTATCGTGATCTTCTTCGTTTCTTGTGGTGGGAAGATGGAGATCCAAACAAAGAAGTCATTGATTACAGGATGAAAGTTCATCTTTTTGGTGCAGGTAGTTCACCTGGATGTGCAAACTTCGGTTTGAAGAGAGCAGCCGACGATGGAGAAGAGAAGTTTGGACCAGAAGCTGCAAACTTTATCCGTCGAGACTTCTATGTGGATGATGGTCTCAAGTCAGTTCCAAGTGTTCTTGAGGCAGTTGCCCTCATCAAGTCCAGCCAGGCAGTATGTGCAAGTGCAGGTCTGAAGTTACATCGCATCATGTCGAACAGAAGAGAAGTGTTGGAGTCAGTGCCAGAGGATGAGAGAGCTAAGGGCTTGAAGGATCTTGATCTGAAGGTCGACCCTCTACCCATAGAACGTGTTCTTGGTGTGACGTGGTGTGTCGAGAATGACACCTTTGGCTTCCGTATAGAGTTGAAAGATCGTCCCCTCACTAGGCGTGGAATCCTTTCTACAGTGAGCTCCATATATGACCCCAATGGCTATGTTGCCCCAGTAACCTTGATTGGAAAACAGATACTTCAACAGATGTGCAAAGACCAACTAGACTGGGATAGCCCGCTGCCAAATGACCTCCGCCCAGTATGGGAGAAGTGGCGTTCGGACATCCACCTCTTGGAAAAGCTTCATATCAACCGTTGCTTCAAGCCAGGAAACTTTGGTCATGTAAAGGCCATTGAGCTCCATCATTTCTCAGATGCAAGTGAGTATGGGTATGGACAGTGCTCATACTTGAGACAGGTGAACGAACAGAACCGTACGCACTTAGCCTTTGTCATCGGTAAGGCAAGAGTTACCCCTCTGAAGCAAGTGACCATTCCCAGGTTAGAGCTGACTGCAGCGACCATTTCTGCCAGAATAAGTGAGTTCCTGCGAGCTGAGCTTTCATACCAGCACATCAAGGAATACTTTTGGACCGACAGCAAGATTGTACTCGGGTATGTAAAGAATGAAGCAAAGAGATTTCATATCTACGTCGCCAGTAGAGTTCAACAGATAAGAGAATCTACCAACCCAGAGTCTTGGCTGTATGTGAATACAGTTGACAACCCAGCAGATGAAGCATCTCGTGGTCTGACAGCCAAGCAACTGGTAGAGAACTGTAAGTGGTTGTCAGGTCCTGACTTCCTGTGGAAAGATGGCCCATTCCAGTGTGAGCAGCCGGCGGATACTTTGAAATTAGACAGTTCTGACCCGAATGTAAGGAGTTTGACAGTTCTAGCAACCAAAACAGAAGACACCAAACAGTTTCCGAAAGGCTTTGAGATTTGCCGACTAGATCGCTTCTCCAGATGGCACCGAGCATGCAAGGCTATTGCTCTATGTCTACGTCTTAGAACCAGGTTGTACAACAGAGGAGTGAAGCTACACAAGGCTAAAAGACAACCATTGGCCCCTATCTCTGTCATTGAGCTTCAGAGTGCTGAGAAGTCTATCGTCAAAATTGTGCAGCTAGAGCACTTTGCAGAAGAGCTGCAAGTACTGCAGAAACTTAAAGTGACAGGTGAAATTGTTGACCGTGACGTAACGAGA
Above is a window of Asterias rubens chromosome 11, eAstRub1.3, whole genome shotgun sequence DNA encoding:
- the LOC117296627 gene encoding uncharacterized protein LOC117296627, with the protein product MSSDYESNNAEEGATSRKRTLTEKGLSLQVDANRRKYNAKRSDLSRQRRRVLYLKGESDSLTTWKREFGHAQVIWDELKEIFDSLSTLMTDDEDIHKLSQQHDKDHADWDRFESDARSEMEYLQQVEQIRMENSSVTSGSSRKSSRAPQGSSVRSQSVCSSSSSLREDKLNLQKEEALLKAKLVFMEEERRLRLQQLEEEKKRLAQEKEAEIVQFKQQEKLHQLQLKKDLAEKQAQLDVLWKAENEHIVTSEHGLQDVPVVDKVKDFEKFFQSQDLVPPPSPVNASSLVDADIMKEVLSMPKSNSAPEQMMQENDIHHEVSASISFNPDATSFSPKVSPLEKCITQLTEASMIQNDVNKRLIISSQLPKISVPVFNGDPLQYPLWRNSFSALIDNQPLDATTKLNYLNQYVSGKPKLLVEHYMLIGTDEAYVKARDVLAERYGNSSVVSTAFINKLHQWPKISPRDAQGLRQFSDFLGKVEAARPTTPSLGVLDYACENILLIDKLPYHLEGKWRDKIERWRANHSEASYPPFSEFDQFLRRAANKANMPEFEGLSRGRENSRPSGQYTSSHTSKKGTNASAQAFATTTVHGDQSSLSQRDDACPHCSKSHHLEDCKSFSSKSFLDRKNFFFRKRLCMGCGESTQHQVKDCGNRKTCKVCNGRHLTSLHRDPKKPSTDSPEKEVIEVQPRDVGTSNCTRVCAQPNQGGEGDHCMIIPVIVRSADNPHKESKVYAVLDDQSNSCFITKVLCEQLDLQGPETQLLLTTMHEQNACITSNRIFGLEVLDLEREHVVKLPVCFKRDSVPAKHSQIPKTEVINQWSHLKQIAGKLMPYDSSIEISLLIGSNCPSVVRPRQIVAGGEDDPYGQRSLLGWGVIGRVCKSSVKNHEAFCNKTTTAVTYHHFAYGTKVKEIFDSEKVLRALESDFQEKSPYRQPYSVDDQSFMSILENGTTRRQDGHYEMPLPLKTSNLSMPDNRRLAEKRWLQLQARFRKNPKLFTDYQTFMKDVVTECAERVPKDRLGVHDGRVNYIPHTGVYHPKKPDKIRVVFDCSARFEGVSLNDHLLQGPDLMNRLIGVLCRFRQEEVAFMVDIKSMFHQFFVEEKYRDLLRFLWWEDGDPNKEVIDYRMKVHLFGAGSSPGCANFGLKRAADDGEEKFGPEAANFIRRDFYVDDGLKSVPSVLEAVALIKSSQAVCASAGLKLHRIMSNRREVLESVPEDERAKGLKDLDLKVDPLPIERVLGVTWCVENDTFGFRIELKDRPLTRRGILSTVSSIYDPNGYVAPVTLIGKQILQQMCKDQLDWDSPLPNDLRPVWEKWRSDIHLLEKLHINRCFKPGNFGHVKAIELHHFSDASEYGYGQCSYLRQVNEQNRTHLAFVIGKARVTPLKQVTIPRLELTAATISARISEFLRAELSYQHIKEYFWTDSKIVLGYVKNEAKRFHIYVANRVQQIRESTNPESWLYVNTVDNPADEASRGLTAKQLVENCKWLSGPDFLWKDGPFQCEQPADTLKLDSSDPNVRSLTVLATKTEDTKQFPKGFEICRLDRFSRWHRACKAIALCLRLRTRLYNRGVKLHKAKRQPLAPISVIELQSAEKSIVKIVQLEHFAEELQVLQKLKVTGEIVDRDVTRERNNDIKKTSSLYRLDPYLDEEGVLRVGGRIDRANIPRDIKHPIILPRKSHVTELLARRYHEKVNHMGRGITHNEIRQSGYWLIGGSSAVSNLISKCVTCRRLRGSLQTQKMSELPEDRLNPAPPFSYCAVDYFGPFYIKEKRSEVKRWGVLFTCMASRSVHLETVNSLTASAFINALSRFQSRRGPIRQLRSDQGTTFVGARNELREALANMDQDRVQEYLLENNCEWIQFKMNVPHSSHMGGVWERQIGTVRNVLETLLTKSGSQLDDEAFRTFMTEVECIVNSRPLTTESLCSPDGPEPLTPNHLLTMKPKIVLPPPGKFQQEDLYSRRWWRRVQYLANEFWLRWRKEFLHHLHHLQKWVRPEKNLQVGDVVISKEKDETRNQWPLARVEETLPSIDGRVRKVKILMADGALDNQGKRQHSPSLLERPVHKLVLLLSTKDSEHQGQ